One part of the Solea solea chromosome 1, fSolSol10.1, whole genome shotgun sequence genome encodes these proteins:
- the asb10 gene encoding ankyrin repeat and SOCS box protein 10 isoform X1, which produces MLRGSFVFTPTALRSLELDEEMLERYKYKRQMAYHHLNSYMWKREARDREQLRSSSALPPALCQDVVIQNALYTGDLEAMQRLFPRGSTANLIIEPQGGDMRWVAKGEGLWSLTYEQELTTPLHITAGRGFTDCLKLLLQRGANVDLAPGGTTALHESCENCQPECTKLLLVHGANANAVSEDGLMPLHVCTSPESFDCAKYLLQYGAAIGGHTLDDSDTPLHVAARSGLPDHTELYLRYGATVDKQNDEGLTPLNVACSQPQQVQDLQRYFKVCRMLLGAGADVHTTDQDKHTPLHMACKNANPDIVDLLLANGAHVNNMDYGGETALHNILKVVCYKVSHHPERIVRALLNHGSIRVWPGALPVVLKHCSESPHTIEVLLNAYSHLKVTDTWVESVSTEAFKEHKEFYESVFSLTLTPRSLQHLARCRLRSFLEGRVHQVVPKLDLPTFIKNYLLLEFRGYVH; this is translated from the exons ATGCTGCGAGGCAGCTTTGTCTTTACACCCACGGCCTTGCGTTCTCTTGAACTTGACGAGGAAATGCTGGAGAGATACAAGTACAAGAGGCAGATGGCCTACCATCATCTCAATAGCTATATGTGGAAGAGGGAGGCCAGGGACAGAGAACAGCTGAGGTCCAGCTCCGCTCTTCCACCAGCATTGTGCCAAGATGTGGTTATTCAGAACGCTTTATATACAGGAGACCTGGAGGCTATGCAGCGCCTCTTTCCTAGAGGATCCACAGCAAACCTCATCATTGAGCCACAGGGAGGGGACATGCGCTGGGTCGCCAAAGGGGAAG GACTGTGGTCACTGACTTATGAGCAGGAACTGACCACGCCACTTCACATCACAGCCGGTCGAGGCTTCACAGACTGCCTGAAACTCCTGCTGCAACGCGGGGCCAATGTAGACCTCGCGCCCGGTGGCACCACTGCCCTCCACGAGTCGTGTGAAAACTGCCAGCCAGAGTGCACCAAACTGCTGCTGGTCCACGGTGCCAACGCCAACGCTGTCTCTGAAGACGGCCTCATGCCTTTGCACGTTTGCACAAGTCCAGAATCTTTTGA CTGTGCCAAATATCTCCTTCAGTACGGAGCAGCAATCGGTGGCCACACTCTCGATGACAGTGACACTCCTTTACATGTGGCGGCCAGGAGCGGCCTACCAGACCACACTGAGCTGTACCTGCGATACGGAGCGACTGTGGACAAACAGAACGACGAGGGTCTCACACCTCTCAATGTGGCTTGTTCTCAGCCTCAGCAGGTGCAGGACCTCCAGCGTTACTTCAAGGTGTGCCGGATGCTGCTGGGAGCGGGGGCTGACGTCCACACGACGGACCAAGACAAACACACTCCTTTGCACATGGCCTGTAAGAATGCCAATCCAGACATCGTGGATCTGCTCCTGGCTAACGGGGCCCATGTTAACAACATGGACTACGGTGGTGAGACTGCCCTGCACAACATTCTAAAGGTGGTGTGCTACAAGGTTTCCCATCACCCAGAGAGGATCGTCCGTGCTCTGCTCAACCATGGTTCTATCCGCGTGTGGCCTGGAGCTCTGCCAGTG GTTTTGAAGCACTGCTCTGAGTCTCCACACACCATCGAGGTTCTTCTCAACGCCTACAGTCACCTCAAAGTCACAGACACCTGGGTCGAGTCCGTCTCTACAGAGGCGTTTAAG GAGCATAAAGAGTTCTATGAGTCAGTCTTCTCCTTGACGCTGACACCTCGCTCCCTGCAGCACTTGGCACGCTGCAGACTCAGGAGCTTCCTGGAGGGCCGAGTGCACCAGGTGGTGCCAAAACTCGACCTCCCCACTTTCATCAAGAACTACCTGCTCCTGGAATTCAGAGGCTACGTCCACTGA
- the gbx1 gene encoding homeobox protein GBX-1 — MQRPGVQGTAFSIDSLIGTPQPRPGHLLYTGYPMFMPYRPLVIPQALSHSPLSSGIPPLAPLASFAGRLTNTFCASLGQGVPSMVALTTTMPSFSDPPDSFYPPQELPGPRLSAVDPGARRQESPHSDELHSRDKSSELLNFSETFQTISGETKLYSSDDEKLDLKSADTVCSDREDSSADSENESFSDGNNCGSMSQKSKLKTGSQEALPPGSSAGKSRRRRTAFTSEQLLELEKEFHCKKYLSLTERSQIAHALKLSEVQVKIWFQNRRAKWKRIKAGNVNNRSGEPVRNPKIVVPIPVHVNRFAVRSQHQQIEQGTRP; from the exons ATGCAGAGACCCGGCGTTCAAGGAACGGCGTTTTCTATCGACTCCCTGATAGGGACTCCTCAGCCCAGACCGGGACACCTGCTCTACACGGGCTATCCCATGTTCATGCCATACAGACCTTTGGTTATTCCACAAGCTTTATCCCACTCGCCTCTATCGTCTGGTATACCTCCACTTGCGCCTTTGGCTTCTTTCGCGGGACGACTCACCAACACGTTCTGTGCCAGTTTGGGACAGGGGGTGCCCTCCATGGTTGCGCTCACCACAACCATGCCAAGTTTCTCGGATCCACCGGACAGTTTCTACCCGCCACAGGAGCTGCCCGGCCCGCGTTTGAGCGCCGTCGACCCAGGAGCGAGGAGGCAAGAGAGTCCGCACTCTGATGAGCTGCACAGCCGGGACAAGAGCTCCGAGCTCCTCAACTTCTCTGAAACTTTCCAAACAATATCAG GTGAAACCAAATTGTACAGTTCAGACGACGAGAAGCTGGACTTAAAATCAGCAGACACCGTTTGCAGCGACAGAGAGGACAGTTCCGCGGACAGCGAGAACGAAAGTTTCTCGGACGGGAACAACTGTGGCTCCATGTCGCAGAAGAGCAAACTAAAAACGGGCTCGCAGGAGGCGCTGCCGCCCGGCAGCTCGGCGGGGAAGAGCCGGAGGAGACGAACAGCTTTTACCAGCGAACAGCTGCTCGAACTCGAAAAGGAGTTTCACTGTAAAAAGTACCTGTCCCTGACTGAACGCTCCCAGATCGCACACGCACTTAAACTGAGCGAGGTGCAGGTGAAGATCTGGTTTCAGAACCGCAGGGCCAAATGGAAACGGATCAAAGCCGGCAACGTCAACAACCGCTCAGGGGAACCGGTGCGTAATCCCAAAATCGTGGTGCCAATCCCCGTGCACGTCAACAGGTTTGCCGTGAGGAGTCAGCATCAACAAATAGAGCAAGGGACCAGGCCATGA
- the asb10 gene encoding ankyrin repeat and SOCS box protein 10 isoform X2, translated as MAYVAPKIKWHKRKTYRTDVIATAKTTGSVLHFWNSLLVGDELMILSILDDDEYDYLVDAIYDTSNIEEWKSFRFNYRGLRLWSLTYEQELTTPLHITAGRGFTDCLKLLLQRGANVDLAPGGTTALHESCENCQPECTKLLLVHGANANAVSEDGLMPLHVCTSPESFDCAKYLLQYGAAIGGHTLDDSDTPLHVAARSGLPDHTELYLRYGATVDKQNDEGLTPLNVACSQPQQVQDLQRYFKVCRMLLGAGADVHTTDQDKHTPLHMACKNANPDIVDLLLANGAHVNNMDYGGETALHNILKVVCYKVSHHPERIVRALLNHGSIRVWPGALPVVLKHCSESPHTIEVLLNAYSHLKVTDTWVESVSTEAFKEHKEFYESVFSLTLTPRSLQHLARCRLRSFLEGRVHQVVPKLDLPTFIKNYLLLEFRGYVH; from the exons ATGGCATATGTGGCACCTAAGATTAAGTGGCACAAACGAAAGACGTACCGCACTGACGTGATCGCCACAGCCAAGACCACGGGTTCTGTCCTACACTTCTGGAACTCTCTGCTCGTTGGTGACGAACTGATGATTCTCAGCATTTTGGACGATGACGAGTATGACTACCTTGTCGATGCTATTTATGACACCAGCAACATAGAGGAATGGAAGAGCTTCAGATTTAACTACAGAGGCCTGA GACTGTGGTCACTGACTTATGAGCAGGAACTGACCACGCCACTTCACATCACAGCCGGTCGAGGCTTCACAGACTGCCTGAAACTCCTGCTGCAACGCGGGGCCAATGTAGACCTCGCGCCCGGTGGCACCACTGCCCTCCACGAGTCGTGTGAAAACTGCCAGCCAGAGTGCACCAAACTGCTGCTGGTCCACGGTGCCAACGCCAACGCTGTCTCTGAAGACGGCCTCATGCCTTTGCACGTTTGCACAAGTCCAGAATCTTTTGA CTGTGCCAAATATCTCCTTCAGTACGGAGCAGCAATCGGTGGCCACACTCTCGATGACAGTGACACTCCTTTACATGTGGCGGCCAGGAGCGGCCTACCAGACCACACTGAGCTGTACCTGCGATACGGAGCGACTGTGGACAAACAGAACGACGAGGGTCTCACACCTCTCAATGTGGCTTGTTCTCAGCCTCAGCAGGTGCAGGACCTCCAGCGTTACTTCAAGGTGTGCCGGATGCTGCTGGGAGCGGGGGCTGACGTCCACACGACGGACCAAGACAAACACACTCCTTTGCACATGGCCTGTAAGAATGCCAATCCAGACATCGTGGATCTGCTCCTGGCTAACGGGGCCCATGTTAACAACATGGACTACGGTGGTGAGACTGCCCTGCACAACATTCTAAAGGTGGTGTGCTACAAGGTTTCCCATCACCCAGAGAGGATCGTCCGTGCTCTGCTCAACCATGGTTCTATCCGCGTGTGGCCTGGAGCTCTGCCAGTG GTTTTGAAGCACTGCTCTGAGTCTCCACACACCATCGAGGTTCTTCTCAACGCCTACAGTCACCTCAAAGTCACAGACACCTGGGTCGAGTCCGTCTCTACAGAGGCGTTTAAG GAGCATAAAGAGTTCTATGAGTCAGTCTTCTCCTTGACGCTGACACCTCGCTCCCTGCAGCACTTGGCACGCTGCAGACTCAGGAGCTTCCTGGAGGGCCGAGTGCACCAGGTGGTGCCAAAACTCGACCTCCCCACTTTCATCAAGAACTACCTGCTCCTGGAATTCAGAGGCTACGTCCACTGA
- the zgc:92591 gene encoding late histone H2B.L4, whose product MSNDLSKKRGKSSGEKKAKRKVKRRETYAMYIYKVLKQVHPDTGISSRAMSIMNSFVNDLFERIATEASRLAQYNKRSTITSREVQTAVRLLLPGELAKHAVSEGTKAVTKYTSSK is encoded by the exons ATGAGTAACGACCTTTCCAAGAAGAGGGGGAAAAGTTCGGGTGAGAAAAAGGCGAAAAGAAAAGTCAAACGAAGAGAGACTTACGCCATGTACATCTATAAAGTTTTGAAACAG GTCCACCCGGACACAGGGATTTCAAGCAGAGCCATGAGCATCATGAACTCCTTCGTCAATGACCTGTTTGAGAGGATTGCCACGGAGGCGTCCCGCCTGGCTCAGTATAACAAACGCTCCACCATCACCAGCAGGGAGGTGCAGACTgcagtgaggctgctgctgcctggAGAGCTGGCGAAACACGCAGTGTCCGAGGGCACAAAGGCGGTCACCAAGTACACCAGCTCCAAGTGA